In one window of Notolabrus celidotus isolate fNotCel1 chromosome 15, fNotCel1.pri, whole genome shotgun sequence DNA:
- the aire gene encoding autoimmune regulator, with translation MGHFGFDSHTKSIMSRVEAFRDTNLRSLLRELRTDIAMAVDDPFPLVYGLADKNIISDQLLKETLEKEGKEGIHKAMYSLLSWVLEQSRSTIQAFWSNLSKDYNLESYTKLQPLLKKLELRRDAFGSRCEKKSPGGHRAPHSKKRSHEEKGTKSHSQHPQYHAKTSDEAGGKVKLFRVKSETPAQHTTSKNTNLQSSHEAREQTLSTEVFDSNEPSRKCIKIAEEFCSGGQSEVKNEAAVNKSHHKRETNTFTVHYNDDECAVCKDGGELICCDGCPQAFHLTCLHPPLTSIPSGPWQCEYCFGNRVKREKTQLPLEPLIAQPLQTNTSCSNSITDISLFTSLSSSSHSSVVASMSGPGGRNLQCLGGELRRVCGVCHLGGGDLTHCLQCLQCFHLHCHFAKGRSICLSCSEPWRSSVEQDSESRGVQLPQVAQNTLGHDQSSSAPEPTTHRDELDSILGDGSIDGIFQWAFHNMARPLPDSQGCFQ, from the exons ATGGGTCACTTTGGATTTGATTCACACACAAAGTCGATCATGTCCAGAGTGGAAGCTTTTAGAGATACAAACCTTCGGTCCCTGCTGAGGGAGTTGCGGACCGATATTGCCATGGCAGTAGATGACCCTTTTCCACTCGTGTATGGTTTGGctgataaaaacatcatctcTGATCAACTGCTGAAG GAAACTCTGGAGAAGGAGGGCAAAGAGGGGATCCACAAAGCCATGTACTCGCTCCTTTCCTGGGTCCTGGAGCAGAGCAGATCCACCATCCAGGCTTTCTGGAGCAACTTGTCCAAAGACTATAACCTGGAGAGCTACACCAAGCTGCAGCCGCTGCTTAAAAAATTGGAACTGA GACGGGATGCTTTTGGTTCCAGATGTGAGAAAAAATCCCCTGGAGGCCACAGAGCACCTCATAGCAAGAAGAGGAGCCACGAGGAAAAAGGGACTAAGTCTCACAGTCAACATCCACAGTATCATGCCAAGACAAGCGATGAAGCAG GGGGTAAAGTGAAGTTATTCAGAGTGAAGAGTGAAACTCCAGCCCAACATACAACatctaaaaaca CTAATCTACAAAGCAGTCATGAAGCCAGAGAACAGACCCTCAGCACAGAGGTGTTTGACTCAAATG AACCTTCCAGAAAGTGCATCAAAATCGCAGAGGAGTTTTGCTCTGGTGGTCAGTCAGAGGTGAAAAATGAAGCTGCTGTGAACAAGTCTCACCACAAGAGGGAGACAAACACATTCACG GTTCATTATAACGATGATGAGTGTGCGGTGTGTAAGGATGGAGGAGAGCTCATCTGTTGTGATGGATGTCCTCAAGCTTTCCACCTGACCTGCCTCCACCCTCCACTCACATCCATACCAAG TGGTCCTTGGCAGTGTGAGTACTGCTTTGGAAACagagtgaaaagagagaagaccCAGCTACCTTTGGAA CCACTCATCGCACAGcctctgcaaacaaacacaagctgcAGCAACTCCATCACAGACATCTCCTTATTCACCTCGCTGTCATCCTCATCTCACTCCTCTGTTGTAGCTTCTATGAGCGGCCCTGGTGGAAGAAACCTCCAG TGCTTGGGTGGAGAGCTGAGAAGGGTGTGTGGAGTGTGTCACCTTGGAGGAGGAGACCTGACTCACTGCCTCCAGTGTCTGCAGTGTTTCCACCTGCACTGCCACTTTGCCAA AGGGAGATCAATCTGCCTGTCCTGCTCAGAGCCCTGGAGAAGCTCTGTAGAGCAGGACTCTGAATCCAGAGGTGTACAG cTCCCCCAGGTGGCTCAAAACACACTCGGTCATGACCAGAGCTCCTCTGCCCCTGAACCCACCACACATAGAGATGAGCTTGACTCTATCCTGGGAGAC GGCTCCATCGATGGCATCTTTCAGTGGGCTTTCCACAATATGGCGCGGCCTCTTCCAGACTCTCAAGGATGCttccagtga